Genomic segment of Candidatus Chlorohelix allophototropha:
CAGGGTAAAGGCGCGGGTAAAGGAAGCGTTGATAGCGTTTACCAAAGCCCCACCAAGCGCAACGGAAATGGTACGCAGCAGAACTTAAAGGGCAAAAATGGCGATGGTCCCACCCAAAGCACCAACACCAATAACGGTGGAGCTGCTGGTGATACCCAAGTGCCTTATACTCAGGTAATCGAAGATTACGCTCGTGCCGCTTCTGAGGCGCTGGACAAGAATAATGTACCGCTTACTCTAAAGGATATTATCAAACAGTATTTTGACGACTTGAATAATCGCTCCTAGAGCATAGAGTGTAACCAATAGACGAGGAAACATGGCGACTGCGATTCAAGGCACAATGACTCCGGAAGAATTCCGCGAGATAACCACCCGCATAGAACAAGAGGTGGGGCGTATCATCGTTGGGCAAAAAGATATTGTCCGTTACGTAATGGTAAGTATAATCTCAGGTGGGCATGTGTTGTTGGAAGGCGTGCCGGGTTTGGGTAAAACTGCGTTGGTACGTACTCTGGCGGAAGTGCTGGAACTGCGTTTCAGCCGTATCCAATTCACCCCCGACCTGATGCCAGCGGATATTGTAGGCACAAATATATTGCTGGAAGACCAGCATGGCGGTAGGCAATTCCGGTTTCAGCCCGGTCCGATTTTTGCCAATCTGGTGCTGGCAGACGAAATCAACCGCGCAACGCCGAAAACCCAATCCGCGCTATTGGAAGCGATGCAAGAGCGCACCGTAACGGTATCGAACCAAACCTATCGGGTAGAACGTCCCTTCTTCGTGTTGGCTACACAAAACCCTATTGATATGGAAGGTACTTACCCACTCCCAGAAGCGCAATTAGACCGCTTCTTCTTCAAGTTGCAGGTGGGTTTTCCTAAAGAAGATGAGTTAATGGAAATTCTTGGACGCACCACCGGAGGCGATAAACCCAATCTGAGCAAGATTGCTGACGGACAAAAAGTTATGGCGATGGGCGAACTGGCACGCCACATCCCGGTCGCCACGCACGTTCAAAATTATGTAGCGCGTATTGTGCTGTCAACCCACCCGGATAGCGACAGCGCGCCCCCCTTCGTCAAACAATATGTGCGTTTCGGTTCTAGCCCGCGCGGGGCGCAAGCAATGATGCTGTCTTCAAAAATCGTGGCACTGATGGATGGGCGTTTTAACGTGGCATTTGAAGACATTCGCACCGTTGCTTACCATGCGCTGCGTCATCGCCTTATTCTTAATTTTGAAGGCGAGGCAGAAGGTATCGACGCAGACAAGGTGATTGAAGAAATTCTCAAAACAGTGCCGGAAGATAAAGAGGGCAAGTAAGCGGGGCGTTGATTTTTTTTACACTAGTTTTACAGTTTATCAGACTCTTTTAATACAAAAAAGAGTAAAATTTGTTCAGGCTGTGTGTCGCCCTGATTGTGGAGAATAAGCCCTCGACCCTCGGTATTACCCACCGCAATACAGGTTTATACGCGCCAGCTGCGTCTATATTCAATTTCACACCCATATAAATTTATGCCAAAATCGAATCTCTTCAAAAAACTGGGTTTGTTGCTAATAGCAGTAATGTTATCGGCACTACTGATAGCTTGTTCCTCAAATAACAAGCCCCCAACCGGGCAAGGTATGGTAGCATTGCCTTCGATTGAAGTTGACCGTAGCGGTGGGGTTATTGTAAACACTAGCAATGTTTCAACTCCGGTTAAAGTTTCCTCCGATCAACCTACCACAACGCCAGTGTCAATCCCTACACCCGTAGTATCTCCCACACATCCGGTTATCGCTACTCCCACTTTAAGCGGCGCGCTGGAGCCTGTAGATAAAAACTATGAGCTTGGGCTGCTTAAAAAAGCCTATGATGATATCAACCAACATCTTTTCAAAGAACCTGATAACAGCGCAATTCTGACGGTAACTCTGAAGGAATTGAAGAATATTACAGGCGTAGAGATTAACATTCCTGCTTTCTCCGGCACGCCAGAACAAAATTGGAATAAATTCAGCGAAACGTTCAACACTACGTTGGATGGTCTTATTGAAAAAGGCTGGCAATATCCTAAAGGAGACTTGGCGCACCGCTTGATAATTGAACTGGCGAACGCGGTTGGCGATGAGCACACCTATTTTATGAACAACGCCGCCACTCAAAATCGCCAGAACCTTTTTGTAGGCGACAATAGCCAAATCGGTTTCGGGATTGTACCTGTTTTCTATAACGATAAGGTTTATATCTCGCGGGTAATCCAGACTGCGCCCGCCGGTAAAGCGGGGTTGCGTGCCGGTGATCAGATTGCAGCGTATGACGATGTAAA
This window contains:
- a CDS encoding AAA family ATPase; protein product: MATAIQGTMTPEEFREITTRIEQEVGRIIVGQKDIVRYVMVSIISGGHVLLEGVPGLGKTALVRTLAEVLELRFSRIQFTPDLMPADIVGTNILLEDQHGGRQFRFQPGPIFANLVLADEINRATPKTQSALLEAMQERTVTVSNQTYRVERPFFVLATQNPIDMEGTYPLPEAQLDRFFFKLQVGFPKEDELMEILGRTTGGDKPNLSKIADGQKVMAMGELARHIPVATHVQNYVARIVLSTHPDSDSAPPFVKQYVRFGSSPRGAQAMMLSSKIVALMDGRFNVAFEDIRTVAYHALRHRLILNFEGEAEGIDADKVIEEILKTVPEDKEGK
- a CDS encoding S41 family peptidase, which codes for MPKSNLFKKLGLLLIAVMLSALLIACSSNNKPPTGQGMVALPSIEVDRSGGVIVNTSNVSTPVKVSSDQPTTTPVSIPTPVVSPTHPVIATPTLSGALEPVDKNYELGLLKKAYDDINQHLFKEPDNSAILTVTLKELKNITGVEINIPAFSGTPEQNWNKFSETFNTTLDGLIEKGWQYPKGDLAHRLIIELANAVGDEHTYFMNNAATQNRQNLFVGDNSQIGFGIVPVFYNDKVYISRVIQTAPAGKAGLRAGDQIAAYDDVKLSTNNWQIVRDAKENEYHKFTIQRVGESNLLPINVVKARYTMPTVEYRMVNGNIGYIAIRDFFKNVADETDQAMRDLYAKGAVAWIIDVRGNPGGINFDQLAGRFLENGQVMGYDYDRTNRSEVRVSNGGTTGNNKGKPFSPLLPMTVLIDDGSASASEIFALTVRDYKLGSLIGTRSAGALGYTQEFQLGDGTSISVTIREYESKGGEKLNGLGIDPEIKVDLTVEDLAMGRDPQLAAGVSYLQKSLATNGS